ttttgaagAAGAAGTAGCCTCAGGTTATCCTCAAGTTTGAGTACAACAATTCCTTTAATACTGAATTAGGAAAACAAAGATGATAAATACCCGTTGTTGGGCATCGAGTGGCATCCCCGTCCTTCAGACTTTGTATCAGACTGCTTGAAATGCAAAGGGTTTGATGTTAACTGTCAGTTATTTATACACACTTATAGTCCAAATTTTCCTTGATACggaaatgtatttgtgtgcttTACCTTTTCTCCTCCTCAGGTGATGTGGGTACTCTAGAGCACCGTTGAGTCGGGACGTCCCAAGCACAGTAAGGGTCTCTGGCCAGCACACAGTCCAGACAGGAAGAGTAACGACTGCAGTTGCTGACGGGCATCTGGACAACCCCAGAGGCAGAGCCTGCATACAACtggacaaaacaaacacatgctgaTTCATGCATTGTTTAATGATAAACatgtaaaagaatatttttgttgctttgtcTTCCTAACAACTGACAATTAGAATTGTTACAAAAATCCTCaagttattatataaaaatgactcaattatttgtaattttgcttaagcttttattcaacaaaacaaaacaagtgacaATTTAGTTTAACAAGTCATTAACtgactgtttatttttagcaaatcagAAACACAATTAGCATAGATTCGGGATCAATTCCCGAACTTATTGATTCATACCAGCcagttcttttattttatacttcaaAATTATACAGTTTGAACCAGTGGCCTTTATAATACACAATATTAGCAAAGAGACAATTATTTtccaaattaataaaaacatcagtgaatatgaataaattaaaaaaaataataatatgtgtgtaatatatatatatatatatatatatatatatatatatatatatatatatatatatatatatatatatatatacacatacatacacacacacacacacacacacacacgtgtatggATATTATTATTGAATACTATAATCAAATAATCATAATAGAGTCTGTGGATCTAATTGAATCAGcaaataaatagaatttgtaaatctaaaaataaatcacaaaatttATACAGTATTAGCAGAGAAAGAATCTCTTTTATATACAAGCAAATTTACTTTACAACTTAATTATACCAAAATGAATCAGATATTTGCTTGATAATTTTCAGATTCGCACGTCTCTCGTACCTGATTCTGGTGAAGCCTCAGGACGTCAATGGGCTCAGCATTCTGAAACAGTTTTACTTCTTCAATAATGTGCATTTCTCCATCGTAGTTCATTGCTTTCTGCACATAGCCATTTTCTGATGGAAAacggaattttttttttacttgctttaCAAAAACATCTTACTATATCAAgcttttcaatgttttttaatgtgaaaacaacacaatttaATTGGCTGTAATTTAAACAGTTCAGTCCAAAGTACAATTAACATTCCTGTgaatcatcacacacacacacctctgccCTAGAGGTGAAAAGGAATTCTTACCTGTGCCGACAAACATCACAGGATAGGACTGTCCATCCAATGCAGTTACATGATCCACAACGAGGCGGGTCAACAACGGGCCTCTCTTGAGCAGAAAGGGCTTGCCTGTGATTGGTCGGACGGCATCGTCCATGAGGGGGCGGTCTCGGATGAATTGTAGCGTTTTATCGGGGAGGTCCAGCGATCGCATTATATCTGAACTCCTCGCTGCATTGTTGATACACTATGAAGATGAATATCGGAGGATCAGaacaagattgggatgatttaATAAATCCAATTAACCACAAACTaaatttgcctttaaaaaattattttgccttttattaCCTATAAATGTGCAGGCTACAAGGGCCTAACgcaaaatatgaaacaaaagatGATAATTTGAGAAACATctcagtattttttgtttatgttatgAGAGTCAATGATTACCAAAACAGCTTTGTTACCAAGTGCCAAATGCCTTTTTCTTAATTGACCTGATCATGAATTCATTCGATTTAATTCATGATCAATATCATGAATTCAAATGATCatgaattaatttgatttaaacagctgattcattcaggaattacAGAAACAATTATATCTTACACAGGACTTTGAATCAGGATTGGTTCaaacgatttgttcaaaatgcagattcattcagaaactaaCTGCACAACAGTTCTGCTGTGGCCTTGTAGGTAATCACTTATCGGACAAAAACTCATACAGGGGCATTTTTGCTCTAATATCCTGAGGTGGGGCCAGTGagttaattgcattaaaataaattaatgacgTTATTTTTCAGAACTAATTTAATAACTTAACACATTAAACTGACAGgcctaatacacacacacacacacacacttaaatatttcatcattttgtgCCAAACATTCCATAAAAATGTGTTGTGGGATTCTGTCAgtattttttcttcatgttcTCCActgaacaattaaaataatcaaataaaaattgcatgcaTGTAAGATTACATAAGACCACTAAAGAGCACTCACAGCTCCTGGTCGAGGGACAGGAAGCTCTCCGTTGTAGGAGACCCACTTCACATCAGACATATCCACATTCACCTCGGTCTTAAATTTTCCATGTGAGAACACCTTGCTGATATCAGTCACATCGTACGCACACACTGTCGAAGACCGATCTGTTGAGCTCCTGCAGACACAAACATATCATCATCTTTTATAGGCTAAAAGTACAGTATCAAATCTGTGACTAAACCGGAGGAAAGAGCCAGACTATCCTTTAATTACCAGTCCTATCATTACACAAATCAATATGACATGTGACTCACATCCTTTACTTTGTCAGACCTGAAGTGCATCATAAACTGCAGCTATTTTAAAGCGAGTTATACTGAAGTGTGGATGAATTGTGCTCcaaggttttgttttctttttgtttttttactttattcaaaTTACTAATTATACAGTTGCCTTTATATGTGGTTTgaaatctgattaaaaaaaaactcacacacacacacactttggtGACTAGCTGAAATAagtactttattaatatttcaaatattattcataataattgaATTCAGTCATTTCTAAGGTGTGGTCACAATTACATCGgttctgtgatttttttactGGCGAAATAGAGTAACCATTAGGAATTAGGGAACGGTGAAAGATTTCTCATGCAGATTTCACAACTTTTTGTCAAAACGTCCTTAATGTGACTGCACAAGTAGTCTACATAGTGAACAATGTGGTGAAGATTTCATagaaaatagtaaattaaacTACAGAGCAAATTCAGAAAGAAACTCCAAAACTTACGACTGAGAGGTGAAAACGGCATAAAAGACACTTTTCCTCCATTCCTTGTGGTGGACATGAAAGACGTCCTGTATGATGTAGGGCAGGCTGGGTTCAGGGACAGAGCAGTCCAGACGAGCCTTCAAGAAAGAGGTCCATTTCCTCTGGAGGGTCCTTTGACCGCCCATGTCACCCTGCAAAAGAGGGAACGAATGTTTTCTTAAGATCGGGGCTAAATGTGCTTCGATGAAGTGGTCGGCGAAGCGTTACCTTGCAGACTCTGGCAACACGCGACACCACAAGTTTGTTGTAGAAGTCGTACTCCACGGCGTTCTCACTGAAGAACATGTAGACCTTGTCATCGTCACCTTCAGGACTGTCCTCGCTTTCTGGGACCACGTCCATGTAGACGAAGTTTGGCTCTTGCGTGGgtagaaaatatttgattttcactttattttaaacagtgttGATATTGAGAGACTGATACAAGCATTGATAATGGTAACTTAACTAACTTAATTATGTTttggtgaataaaaataaataaaatatatatatataatttttttttatttatatgataagAGCATATAAATAATCTTGTTAATGCCATGGTTTTGAACAATAGTTAACTTTGACAACTGCTGTTTTTActaaaaaagttaaacaatttttaaatgcaaatggttATCAAACTCTAAATAAATTGGCATGTTCTGCTCTTAAAGCCAAATATAAAATGGGATATTCGCACTAAGCCATATATTATTTCACTATTAGAAGCCTGTATTTAGTCTTTGTTTTCTAGATGATGTTTTTTCACAACATCTGACATACCATTGAGCCAAGAGCTCTTAAACAACGTCCGTAGTGTGATGGGAGAGGTGCGGAGAATGACCGGCTCTGAACCCAGGAAGTTAAAGGACGTGGCAGAATACAGGTCTTGATCTGtgacaaaaattaattaatgaatacatttgctctctctctctcttactctctctctctctctccgtattatattacacatacatatacatataacaattaatttaaacttttggaaaaaaatctgCTACATACCAACCATGATGGAAGAGGATCTCTGAAATGGATCGAAAGGACATTTCCCTCTCCCGTCTTCCTGCTTTCCCTCTAGTTTCAGCTGCCCGTCACTATACGTCTGTtcaaacacaatgaaaacaagggttttttttcttcttaaactGCGTGACACTAGCACCTGGTGGGTCACACGAAACCCAATCTCACACAAACCAGGAGGAAAAGGGTACGAGATACAAACAGTGAGTGCAACGACAACGTAAAAGCTATGTTTCTTCacagtttttatctttttattgtttgtataatTCAATATTCTTTCAtgatacaaatataattttttattatctggTCTTGTCACTTACCAAGAAGTCGCAGATGGGGCTAAAAGCATTTGTCCCGCATATGTACATCCCGCTGTCGCTCATTTGGTGCAGCATCCGCACATAGTTTCGACAGTCAATctgaaaacaatacaaataaaaaaatcagatcCATCAAATGTTTCATGAACGTGTGGCAGTTACAAAGATATTTACTCACGTCAGGATGTTTTCCTTTAGAGGTGCATTCCTTTTGTTTCTCTTCTGTAACTTTCCAAAGCACCTGAtgggtggagaaaaaaaaacaatacagacTTTACAGACATGCCGTTTTGAAACAGGGTCTGGGGATTGTGCTATATTGTTGCTGAAAGATAAAGGAAAGGAAACCAAACCGGCACCTTAGACTTGGCAACCCTGATATCATTTATGTCCAGGGCGTAGACGGCTTCTCTCGCCCCCAACACCAGCAAACCCAGATCCTCCCTAATCAGCATTGTGGAGTAATTCCAAACACCTTCCTCTTTAAACGTGATTGCATGGTTATCTGAGgacaaaaacatacatgcaCATTCAATTAGAATTAGTTGTTGATGCATCATAACCAAGtatgacattaaaattaaaaaactgaaattgaaatttgctCTGAGGGGGGAGATCAGGGTTCAAatggagttaaaaaaaaaaaaagaaaagaaaggttaTCGTTGGTTATCGTTATTATGTaactaataaatgtatttgtaagcAATATACgagtaattttattttcattttttttaagagggttttttttttcaaccctgTTACCAACATGGGAAATGTCAAatcaaaatactaaaatatttgcagttttttcagttttctacCAATAAGCATGTTCATTAAGATGTTTCTACAACCAATCAATAAGCTAAAATTTGTTGTAAGTAACAGAGTTAAAGTAAATAGTATAGTACCAAATAATCTTGATAAACTAGCAGTTACATGAAAACTGAATATTCtttatatagcaaaaaaaattgttttcatcattatttattcttacATTAAAACTGAACTTGAATGCATCCAACCCTacagtttatgtaaaaatgtaagaaaactatatattatttcctgggtggcaaaatgttgatatttagtAAAATGGGAAAATTACTTGCTTTCAAACTGCACACAATTGATCAAATATTGTTATTAGATAGTTGGTCTTTTAAGTTTATCCAACAATGAGCAGAATATAATTTTGACCAATTAAACTGAGTTTTacattatcatattattattctgCTAATTGTTATTAACAGTCAAAAAGACCTCAGAGGGTTCATATCAAAGTCACCCTAATAAGACAAGAGAATGTACAAACATCTCGTGTTGAAACAAGTGTAACATATGTAGTACAACTGAGCTAGATTTTGAAAGAGACAAAGATGAATCTGCCCTTCATATTAAAAGTTAACAGGGTTGCAAATTAAGCTAATATGGTATTAGTTTAGTACCATATATTATTAGTAAacaatcagtttttttaaaactacatattttctataaagcaaattttttttcgttcgtTCTTATGACAACGTAAGCAACAGGGTTGAAGACTGAACTAGATgctacatttattatatgaataatacatacataatttcttttaaattctaaCTCAAACCTCTAACCTACTTCAGGCAATGGTCACAGGCGAGTTCTGAAGACGAACAAGGATAGAACGATGCtaacaaattaaaagttaaaaacaattgaaaaaaataataataataaaaatagaaatctgttcagatctgcttcagaagaccaccgaggtgtataggttagttttacgacGGATACATGCCATTTGATGGAGCTTCACAACAGTGGCCACTATCTACTaccattaccaagcttggaagagtcaggatacatttaaaaaaactctgactgtgttcatcttaaagaagaaagtcatatacatttaaaatggcttAGGGATGAGTAATCTTGGCTtaattttccatttctttaatctttccttctttttgaaGGTTGCAGGCGACTAATTAAACAAATACGTAGAAGGTACTAGTTTTGCTACCAAGCTTTCCTGTAAACTAGCAATTTTATAAAAACGACATATTTCCGAAGCATCTGACCACAGCGTAGGTAACAGGGTTGAAGACTAGATGCTAACAATTAGCTCTCACCTTTACGAAGTCAATGAAAATGATCCATACCTTCATACTGAATGGTTTTTCGTGGGATACTTTTCAGAGCGCTCCATCCATTGTAAGCACACACCAGGAAGATGCCATGCAGGATGATGAAGAGCAACAGAGGACAATACATggctcaaaaacaaaaaaaaaaccttcaaaattgatacttcaaaaaaaaaacgtcttttaAATCAAGTTTTCCATAGCTGACTGCATTATGTAGGCATCCATATCCAACATATACGTTTCACACTTgagtttctgattggctggcggTGGCGGTCCATGATGCGGGAAGCTGAAGCGCTGGAAATGAAACTCGTCTTGCCTACATCTgcagaacaaaaacagcattaaagaaGGCGCACATTCATTTGATCCTACTTCCCAAACACGAAGATTCACCTAAAGGCCTGTTCCTGCGTGAACAGCGTTGAACCGTAGACTCCGAATGGAGCGTGACAATAGAAAACCAAATCCTCCACTTGAACTCATCCCTCAGTAAACACCTCCACTCAAAGCCGTTCTACCTAAACCGTCCTAGCAATACTGTATTTAACGTCAGGAACCCAAGAGTGACTCATTGTTGTTGCGCCGAAGCGGCGCACTGACAGATCACAGCAATTTGTGCTCCTcaaacattgaaaacaagaaacacGGGCCGCGTTCGCACTCAGTTTGGGCTGGATTGTGTGCGAGGACTTAAGTAAGGAGGCAGGCCGAGACATGTGTGAACTGGGCGCGAGGATACCTGAAATTGTTGATGCCTGAGGGAGAAAACCAGCAGCGTGAGGCGGCGTGCGATCGCTCAGAAGCGTTTgacatgtttgaaatgtttacaACCGAAAGGAGATGCTCTTGATTACACCTTCGGTTGAGCAACATCCAAAATTCAAGATTGAGGCACAATTACCTAAAACtgtgaaatagaaaaaaatagaagtCTGAGCACGGCAAAATAAGCGAGCACGTTTTTATTCTGCTTTGCCTATTTGAAACCGTTATACTGGTTAGTCAAGAACAGGCCCACAGGATGAATCTAATGAATCACTCCTGTGACAGCAGACAGGTCTGCCGTTACTCATGCCTTCAGTTTGTGTGTTCATCCATCGAATCATTGCTGAGTAAGGACTTATCGGAGCAGACTTTCACATGTTCACGTTCTCACGGGGCTAGGAGACAGTTTCAAACAGATCcaacatttgcatatttgccAACAGTGCACAGCCTTAACTGTATGTtataataattagaatataattagaatattaattagaataaaaatgAGTGTTGTCAAACGAagaatgtaacataaaaaacaatacacacacggacacaaaattaaacttttattttgagagtAATTGCCATTcttcgtttgacagcactaataaaatattaattcaaaataaaatttcttaagatataaaacatttacatttacacttataaaataaaaaaaaatctaaatcaaaagcTCAATTATTGCTACCTAactatttttcttcaaaaaataaaataatattatatatatatatatatatatatatatatatatatatatatatatatatatatatatatatatatatatatatatatatatataaaattaaaaagaaaaggagattaaattaaattatactttaatatttatataaattatttttggaaaaataaagtaaaaactgtcAGGGTGACACAGTTGTCCTGATatgataatgaaaaaaaacaaatcaacattCATTAAAGCAATGCAATTCATGCAAAggtattagatttttttttttaccaaatctAAAGTCATGTGATGCGAACAACatgcacagaaaaagaaaaacgaaaCATGAAAGAGGAAATGATATCAATGACAGCACATACAGACCCTCATAACACATTGTGTATATTCCAAACGCTATAAAATCACTAATGTCTGTGTTATGTCATACTGTCGCTTTGCACAACTTGTAATTCCAGCTTCACGTATGAATATAGGCTCTTTTAATTGACCTTTAACATAAGGTTTAGTGAGCATTCAAGTGGATCAGGTTGAGCTAACACTCAGTGATACATTAACCTAGAGCTGTCCGACAACACTACATTGTGTCTCTTACATTGCGAAACACTTTTACGTTGACGGAAAAAAAACACGCCCAGTTTGTGGGGATGGGCCTTTGTTTATTCAATTACCTAAAACAAATATTCGCTTTATTATTGTGAATCCTGGAGGAGGCGCGCATCGGTTACAGCTTAAAAGCTCTTTgtagaacaacaacaacaacaaaaatgcaattgtAGCACTACTATAGAAAACATTTCGCAAACCGcaacagtggaaaaaaaaaaaaagtgtattcaAGCTAAGTAGGTAAGTGTCTAAGTGCACCACATGAAGACACGGGTAAACAGACGGGTGTGAAAAAAGCAGCATACACTTCTAGTGTTCAAGACAAGTCCCAGCAGGTCTTGAGGAGCTCTCAGTGTTTTCAGTACGATATATGTCACATTACAGTGGCTCTCCAAAATATtgggaatgtgtgtgtatacatatacgtgtgtgtgtgtgtgtattttatatatatatatatatatatatatatatatatatatatatatatatatatatatatatatatatatatatatatacacacatatatataaatatatatatacacacacacatatatataaatatatatatacacacacacacacacacatcatatatatgtatacaca
This window of the Puntigrus tetrazona isolate hp1 chromosome 22, ASM1883169v1, whole genome shotgun sequence genome carries:
- the si:ch211-129c21.1 gene encoding semaphorin-4E isoform X3, producing MYCPLLLFIILHGIFLVCAYNGWSALKSIPRKTIQYEDNHAITFKEEGVWNYSTMLIREDLGLLVLGAREAVYALDINDIRVAKSKVLWKVTEEKQKECTSKGKHPDIDCRNYVRMLHQMSDSGMYICGTNAFSPICDFLTYSDGQLKLEGKQEDGRGKCPFDPFQRSSSIMVEPNFVYMDVVPESEDSPEGDDDKVYMFFSENAVEYDFYNKLVVSRVARVCKGDMGGQRTLQRKWTSFLKARLDCSVPEPSLPYIIQDVFHVHHKEWRKSVFYAVFTSQSSSTDRSSTVCAYDVTDISKVFSHGKFKTEVNVDMSDVKWVSYNGELPVPRPGACINNAARSSDIMRSLDLPDKTLQFIRDRPLMDDAVRPITGKPFLLKRGPLLTRLVVDHVTALDGQSYPVMFVGTENGYVQKAMNYDGEMHIIEEVKLFQNAEPIDVLRLHQNQLYAGSASGVVQMPVSNCSRYSSCLDCVLARDPYCAWDVPTQRCSRVPTSPEEEKSSLIQSLKDGDATRCPTTAPVEPKMRSLVPGNNIMLPCHPDSNLAQVNWNFAGKPLLYSNRKYTVYNNGILIYNSSAADAGRYTCTSVERAKGRDYTQTLAVYDLREQSAVVVTDKIKTTPGILPESHTTSPGLHKSEEPPWFSKTQSGESKWVVMQVALAVMSVMMACLLIWNLYMGHISPFMCCGRQLIKSPRNLPEREYMRTRDDAVDSKRQMVSLCVTTNCGLEATSFHRCTTNGDTPTDVCAFKYITDESEI
- the si:ch211-129c21.1 gene encoding semaphorin-4E isoform X1; amino-acid sequence: MYCPLLLFIILHGIFLVCAYNGWSALKSIPRKTIQYEDNHAITFKEEGVWNYSTMLIREDLGLLVLGAREAVYALDINDIRVAKSKVLWKVTEEKQKECTSKGKHPDIDCRNYVRMLHQMSDSGMYICGTNAFSPICDFLTYSDGQLKLEGKQEDGRGKCPFDPFQRSSSIMVDQDLYSATSFNFLGSEPVILRTSPITLRTLFKSSWLNEPNFVYMDVVPESEDSPEGDDDKVYMFFSENAVEYDFYNKLVVSRVARVCKGDMGGQRTLQRKWTSFLKARLDCSVPEPSLPYIIQDVFHVHHKEWRKSVFYAVFTSQSSSTDRSSTVCAYDVTDISKVFSHGKFKTEVNVDMSDVKWVSYNGELPVPRPGACINNAARSSDIMRSLDLPDKTLQFIRDRPLMDDAVRPITGKPFLLKRGPLLTRLVVDHVTALDGQSYPVMFVGTENGYVQKAMNYDGEMHIIEEVKLFQNAEPIDVLRLHQNQLYAGSASGVVQMPVSNCSRYSSCLDCVLARDPYCAWDVPTQRCSRVPTSPEEEKSSLIQSLKDGDATRCPTTAPVEPKMRSLVPGNNIMLPCHPDSNLAQVNWNFAGKPLLYSNRKYTVYNNGILIYNSSAADAGRYTCTSVERAKGRDYTQTLAVYDLREQSAVVVTDKIKTTPGILPESHTTSPGLHKSEEPPWFSKTQSGESKWVVMQVALAVMSVMMACLLIWNLYMGHISPFMCCGRQLIKSPRNLPEREYMRTRDDAVDSKRQMVSLCVTTNCGLEATSFHRCTTNGDTPTDVCAFKYITDESEI
- the si:ch211-129c21.1 gene encoding semaphorin-4E isoform X2, whose amino-acid sequence is MYCPLLLFIILHGIFLVCAYNGWSALKSIPRKTIQYEDNHAITFKEEGVWNYSTMLIREDLGLLVLGAREAVYALDINDIRVAKSKVLWKVTEEKQKECTSKGKHPDIDCRNYVRMLHQMSDSGMYICGTNAFSPICDFLTYSDGQLKLEGKQEDGRGKCPFDPFQRSSSIMVDQDLYSATSFNFLGSEPVILRTSPITLRTLFKSSWLNEPNFVYMDVVPESEDSPEGDDDKVYMFFSENAVEYDFYNKLVVSRVARVCKGDMGGQRTLQRKWTSFLKARLDCSVPEPSLPYIIQDVFHVHHKEWRKSVFYAVFTSQSSSTDRSSTVCAYDVTDISKVFSHGKFKTEVNVDMSDVKWVSYNGELPVPRPGACINNAARSSDIMRSLDLPDKTLQFIRDRPLMDDAVRPITGKPFLLKRGPLLTRLVVDHVTALDGQSYPVMFVGTENGYVQKAMNYDGEMHIIEEVKLFQNAEPIDVLRLHQNQLYAGSASGVVQMPVSNCSRYSSCLDCVLARDPYCAWDVPTQRCSRVPTSPEEEKSLIQSLKDGDATRCPTTAPVEPKMRSLVPGNNIMLPCHPDSNLAQVNWNFAGKPLLYSNRKYTVYNNGILIYNSSAADAGRYTCTSVERAKGRDYTQTLAVYDLREQSAVVVTDKIKTTPGILPESHTTSPGLHKSEEPPWFSKTQSGESKWVVMQVALAVMSVMMACLLIWNLYMGHISPFMCCGRQLIKSPRNLPEREYMRTRDDAVDSKRQMVSLCVTTNCGLEATSFHRCTTNGDTPTDVCAFKYITDESEI